A stretch of the Teredinibacter haidensis genome encodes the following:
- a CDS encoding ATP-binding cassette domain-containing protein, which translates to MIEAHNLRKAFRKKGSGRKAEWIQAVSDVSFKAENGRITGLLGPNGAGKSTTLRILATLIKADGGSAIIDGCDIALQAESVRGNIGFLPHNSGIYPRLSGRENIQYYADITGLGKMESRTRINELIELLDMQDFADRRADGFSQGQRTKVGLARALVHQPKTLMLDEPTNGLDVMATRSLRRIIRRLRDEGHCIIFSSHIMQEVAALCDQIAIISDGVVAMSDSLTGIRERTGQNDLEDAFVVAIGEQLEEEF; encoded by the coding sequence ATGATAGAAGCCCACAACCTGCGCAAAGCCTTCAGGAAAAAAGGTTCCGGGCGTAAGGCTGAATGGATTCAAGCGGTTTCCGATGTCAGCTTTAAGGCCGAAAATGGCCGTATTACCGGCCTGCTTGGTCCGAACGGCGCAGGCAAGTCTACAACCTTGCGTATACTTGCCACGCTTATCAAAGCGGACGGTGGTTCAGCGATTATCGATGGTTGCGATATTGCACTGCAGGCGGAGAGTGTTAGGGGAAATATCGGTTTTCTTCCTCACAATTCGGGCATTTACCCGCGCCTTTCTGGTAGAGAAAATATTCAATACTATGCGGATATTACCGGGCTGGGGAAAATGGAATCCCGTACACGAATTAATGAATTAATTGAACTGCTGGATATGCAGGATTTTGCTGATCGCAGAGCGGATGGTTTTTCCCAGGGGCAAAGAACCAAGGTGGGGCTGGCCAGAGCGCTTGTTCACCAACCGAAAACCTTAATGTTGGATGAACCCACAAATGGCCTAGATGTTATGGCCACACGAAGTTTGAGGAGAATTATTCGGCGTTTGCGGGACGAAGGACATTGTATTATTTTTTCCAGCCATATTATGCAGGAAGTTGCTGCGCTCTGTGATCAGATTGCAATTATTTCTGACGGGGTTGTCGCAATGTCCGATAGCCTCACGGGTATTCGCGAGCGGACCGGTCAGAATGATTTGGAAGATGCATTTGTGGTGGCGATTGGCGAGCAGCTGGAGGAAGAATTTTGA